From the genome of Ptychodera flava strain L36383 chromosome 22, AS_Pfla_20210202, whole genome shotgun sequence, one region includes:
- the LOC139122550 gene encoding pituitary homeobox x-like isoform X2 encodes MDPLHEHSLSTLEELVSGEATQSQVTMTDIANMQGSSGGAAGSSTSERTTNATTPCSRTDNTTDHIDSSEARGSTNEDNGADDDLRKRSRRQRRQRTHFTSQQLQELEAHFARNRYPDMSTREEISAWTNLTEQRVRVWFKNRRAKWRKRERNQLNEYNKGFGHYMMPPFDDGLYSGYSYHNNWVTKAPSPLGSKGFPWPLNSVNPLTSQSTMCFNQNNSMNTSLPTMNGVGNNLNSFNNPSTACPYGATAPPYVYRDQCSNSIASLRLKANMVKQPTLSYPVPRQNPTLSACQYA; translated from the exons ATGGACCCACTCCATGAACACTCCTTGTCCACTCTGGAAGAATTAGTCAGCGGTGAAGCAACTCAAAGCCAAGTTACCATGACGGACATTGCCAACATGCAAGGCAGCAGCGGCGGGGCCGCCGGCTCGTCGACGTCCGAAAGAACGACGAACGCGACAACGCCGTGCAGTAGGACAGACAACACCACAGACCATATAG ACTCTTCGGAGGCCAGAGGATCTACAAACGAAGACAATGGTGCGGATGACGATCTCCGAAAAAGAAGCCGGCGACAGCGGAGACAGCGGACGCACTTCACCAGCCAACAGCTCCAAGAACTGGAGGCACATTTCGCCAGGAATCGGTATCCAGATATGTCCACCCGTGAAGAAATCTCCGCCTGGACGAATTTGACCGAGCAACGTGTCAGG GTTTGGTTCAAAAACCGAAGGGCCAAGTGGCGAAAACGCGAACGCAACCAGCTGAACGAGTACAACAAAGGATTCGGTCATTACATGATGCCACCCTTCGACGATGGTCTGTACTCAGGGTATTCCTACCACAACAACTGGGTTACCAAAGCTCCGAGTCCGCTGGGCTCTAAAGGCTTCCCCTGGCCACTGAACTCAGTCAACCCGCTGACAAGTCAATCCACCATGTGTTTTAATCAGAATAATTCGATGAATACGAGCCTGCCGACGATGAACGGGGTGGGGAATAATCTAAACTCCTTCAACAATCCCTCGACGGCCTGTCCTTACGGAGCCACGGCCCCTCCGTACGTCTACAGGGACCAGTGCTCAAACAGTATCGCCTCTTTGAGACTGAAAGCTAACATGGTGAAACAACCGACTCTGAGCTATCCAGTTCCCAGGCAGAACCCGACGCTTTCCGCTTGCCAGTACGCTTAA